cttaggctgcaaTTAGTCATGCAGTTTTTTTAGCTATAGTAAGAATGATTGTAAAATATAAAGGACTTGTACTTTTTCCTCCTGGATCGACTTCTGGTTTTGTCTACAACAACAAATGACAGTAGTAAGTAACCCTTAAACTACTGCACAAATATAACCTAGTAAGAGATGATGTTCTTTTTACGTAATTTTTCTATAAAGAACTGTTAGATAAATCACTAGCTTGAGCCTGGCTGTGGACAGCAATAACACCGCACTATAGTGCACATGATATACAGCTGATATATACTGATAGGTCTGTGGAAGAAATGCCTCACTGACCTCCATCCTCACAGGTTTGATAACGGCCCATAAAGTCCTTGCCATGAATCTATGAAGCTGGCCATGAGTCTGAGCGGCTGTTAGTGGGGACGGAGTGGGCACAATGCGCTGTTTGTGCGGATGGTGTTGGCAGAATGTGCTGTTAGTGCAGACGGTGTGGGCAGAATGCGCTGTTAGTGCAGACGGTGTGGGCAGAATGCACTGTTAGTGTGGACGGTGTGGACAGAATGCGCTGTTAGTGGGGACGGTGTGGGCAGAATGCGCTGTTAGTGCGGACGGTGTGGACAGAATGCGCTGTTAGTGCGGACGGTGTGGGCAGAATGCGCTGTTAGTGCGGACGGTGTGGACAGAATGCGCTGTTAGTGGGGACGGTGTGGGCAGAATGCGCTGTTAGTGCGGACGGTGTGGACAGAATGCGCTGTTAGTGCGGACGGTGTGGACAGAATGCGCTGTTAGTGGGGACGGTGTGGGCAGAATGCACTGTTAGTGGGGACGGTGTGGACAGAATGCGCTGTTAGTGCGGACGGTGTGGGCAGAATGCGCTGTTAGTGCGGACGGTGTGGGCAGAATGCGCTGTTAGTGGGGACGGTGTGGGCAGAATGCGCTGTTAGTGCGGACGGTGTGGACAGAATGCACTGTTAGTGCGGACGGTGTGGACAGAATGCGCTGTTAGTGCGGACGGTGTGGACAGAATGCGCTGTTAGTGGGGACGGTGTGGGCAGAATGCACTGTTAGTGGGGACGGTGTGGACAGAATGCGCTGTTAGTGCGGACGGTGTGGGCAGAATGCGCTGTTAGTGCGGACGGTGTGGGCAGAATGCGCTGTTAGTGCGGACGGTGTGGACAGAATGCGCTGTTAGTGCGGACGGTGTGGGCAGAATGCACTGTTAGTGCGGACGGTGTGGACAGAATGCGCTGTTAGTGCGGACGGTGTGGACAGAATGCGCTGTTAGTGGGGACGGTGTGGACAGAATGCGCTGTTAGTGCGGACGGTGTGGGCAGAATGCGCTGTTAGTGCGGACGGTGTGGGCAGAATGCACTGTTAGTGCGGACGGTGTGGACAGAATGCACTGTTAGTGCGGACGGTGTGGACAGAATGCGCTGTTAGTGGGGACGGTGTGGACAGAATGCGCTGTTAGTGCGGACGGTGTGGGCAGAATGCGCTGTTAGTGCGGACGGTGTGGGCAGAATGCACTGTTAGTGCGGACGGTGTGGACAGAATGCGCTGTTAGTGCGGACGGTGTGGACAGAATGCGCTGTTAGTGGGGACGGTGTGGGCAGAATGCACTGTTAGTGGGGACGGTGTGGACAGAATGCGCTGTTAGTGCGGACGGTGTGGGCAGAATGCGCTGTTAGTGCGGACGGTGTGGGCAGAATGCGCTGTTAGTGCGGACGGTGTGGACAGAATGCGCTGTTAGTGGGGACGGTGTGGGCAGAATGCGCTGTTAGTGCGGACGGTGTGGACAGAATGCGCTGTTAGTGCGGACGGTGTGGGCAGAATGCACTGTTAGTGCGGACGGTGTGGACAGAATGCGCTGTTAGTGGGGACGGTGTGGGCAGAATGCGCTGTTAGTGCGGACGGTGTGGACAGAATGCGCTGTTAGTGGGGACGGTGTGGGCAGAATGCGCTGTTAGTGGGGACGGTGTGGACAGAATGCGCTGTTAGTGCGGACGGTGTGGGCAGAATGCGCTGTTAGTGCGGACGGTGTGGGCAGAATGCGCTGTTAGTGCGGACGGTGTGGGCAGAATGCGCTGTTAGTGCGGACGGTGTGGGCAGAATGCGCTGTTAGTGCGGATGGTGTGGGCAGAATGCGCTGTTAGTGCGGACGGTGTGGGCAGAATGCGCTGTTAGTGGGGACGGTGTGGACAGAATGCGCTGTTAGTGCGGACGGTGTGGGCAGAATGCGCTGTTAGTGGGGACGGTGTGGGCAGAATGCGCTGTTAGTGCGGACGGTGTGGGCAGAATGCGCTGTTAGTGGGGACGGTGTGGACAGAATGCGCTGTTAGTGCGGACGGTGTGGGCAGAATGCGCTGTTAGTGGGGACGGTGTGGACAGAATGCGCTGTTAGTGCGGACGGTGTGGGCAGAATGCGCTGTTAGTGGGGACGGTGTGGACAGAATGCGCTGTTAGTGCAGACAGTGTGGGCAGAGTGTTAGTGCGGACGGTGTGGGCAGAATGCACTGCGCAGTACACATGTTGGCGTTACAGTAGCGCGGCAGTGAAGCTGGTGACCCTCAGCACAGTGTATAGACGTCTTCATACATCCAAGAGGCAGATGGTTGAGTCCCTGAAGGTTCGTGCCAGGTTTAACCCCTGCTGTGCTTTTGTGAGCCTGGAACGAGACTGGTGTTGCTTCCTAGAGAGGCCCTGTTAGCAAAAGATGAAAATCCCTAAATAGGCGGAACAGAGGCTCAGGAGGGATCGCTCACTGAATGCATTCTAATGGGGAGCGGCCATTGTCCCCATTCAGCACAGATCAGCGTTTAGCCGGGAGTTCTGGCGGTGGAGGACGGAGACGTGTGGAGGACGGAGACGTGTGGAGGACGGAGACGTGTGGCGGACGGAGACGTGTGGCGGACGGAGACGTGTGGCGGACGGAGACGTGTGGAGGACGGAGACGTGTGGAGGACGGAGACGTGTGGAGGACGGAGACGTGTGGCGGACGGAGACGTGTGGCGGACGGAGACGTGTGGCGGACGGAGACGTGTGGCGGACGGAGACGTGTGGAGGACGGAGACGTGTGGAGGACGGAGACGTGTGGAGGACGGAGACGTGTGGCGGACGGAGACGTGTGGCGGCCGCTCGCTAGATTCATCGCACTCCTCGTCCTCTGTGGAAAGTGTCCGCTTTGCTCCTCTGCGCCTGTCGCGCTGACAGAATACAGACCTCGGGGTCTCCGGTGGGATAGCCCGCCATTATCCTTTGATTCTGTCTGATCTTTGAAACCTTCCCAAAGCTCCTCCAGCCTCAGCTAAATCCTGCCTGGGACATTGATTCTTTCTTGGCTCTGCCAGTGTCCAGGCTTATGCCATGCTGAGGCAGATCACGGTGTGGGCAGATATGTGCCTGCCGGGGTCCCGGGGGTCGGTCCTGTGTATTGCTGCTGATCATTATTACCGAGGACGGTGTCTGCAGCATTGTTGCCCTGTCTTTGGCATCTTGGATTGATGAAACCGCACAGAGAGCTGGCGGCTGCAGATTAGTTTCCAGAATACTCGGCGTGTGCCGGACACCTCAGGTttcccattcactttgctgggaTCAGGTATGGTCACAAATCTGCTCCAAAAAAAAGCGACAAGAacccaacgtgtgcacacagcctgaattTGGTGGTGGGCACCGGGTCCACAGTAGGGCACGGTCTCGTGTATGCAGGGTATTCCCATCCCCAGGATCCGATCCCACGAAGtataatattagcaaacacctccaattaggaatgtagcatagttcttctgattcgctgtcCCATGTGCAGGGCAGGAGCTTAGGAGCCATGGATGCGACCGcttatatagtgacagttagctttgGATAGGGCACatggcgaatcagaagaactataccacatttctaatgATTGTTGCCTGCTGCATGTTGGGCTAGGAGCTTGGAGGTGGCAGTGCCCTCTGGTTGTGTCACTAGGCCGGAGTGCTGGCACACAGCCTGCCCACAGTAGGGCCACATTGCCCCTGTATCCTTCACTATCTCGTGTTTCTGGAGTAACCCCTGTGTGGCTGGCCGGACCACCAAGTCTTGGCGCATCAGGTCTTTGCTGCTGTTCACACCAGTGAAATAGTTAAATCAATGGGAAGAATTGACGaggctggtgtcagaggggctcctgtgattggctgccgaGTGCTCTGATTTGCATGTCTGAGCTTATATAACCCCCCTCCGAGTGTCCGGACCCGCTCAGATCCATACACAGCCCCCATCAGTGCGGCGCAGAGCATCGCTCCTGCCCATGCGGGCGCCATAGACCCCCTGCACCTGTCTGATCACCTGGACGGGGGAAGATGAGTTGTGGGGGCAGCGGACGGGCCCGTCACTATCGCCTCCTGGGCTTCGTCACCCTGGTGGCCATCGCTACCTGCAAGACGATCCGGTACCGGACTTATGAGGAGGACGAGCCCGGCACGGTGATCGGGACCCTCGCCGAGGACCTGCACCTCAGCCCGCCCGGGGACGGCAGTTTCCGCCTCATGAAGCAGTTTAACAGCTCGCTGATCCGGCTCCGGGACTCGGACGGCCAGCTGAGCATCGGGCACCGGGTGGACCGGGAGCAGATCTGCCGGCAGGCGCCCACCTGTAGCCTCGCCCTGGACGTGGTGAGCTTCTCCCAGGAGCAGTTCCGGCTGATCCATGTGGAGGTGGAGGTGAAGGACATCAATGACAACAGCCCGCGCTTCCCCGGCGCGGAGATCCCGGTGGAGGTGTCGGAGAGCGCGGCGGTGGGCACCCGGATCCCGCTGGAGGTCGCCGTGGACGAGGACGTGGGCTCCAACTCCATCCAGAGCTTCCAGATCTCGGTGAACAGCCACTTCAGCCTGGACGTGCAGACCCGGGCGGACGGGGTGAAGTACGCCGACCTGCTGCTGGTGAAGGAGCTGGACCGGGAGAGCCAGGCGGCGTACACCCTGGAGCTGGTGGCCACGGACGGGGGCAGCCCGCCGCGCTCCGGCAGCGCGCTGGTTAACATCCGCGTGCTGGACTTCAACGACAACAGCCCGGTGTTTGAGCGGAGCGCCGTGACCGTGGAGCTGCCGGAGGACGCCCCGGTGGGCTCCCTGCTGCTGGAGCTGCGCGCCGAGGACCCCGACGAAGGCGCCAACGGGGACGTGGTGTACGGCTTCAGCCCGCAGGTGTCCGCGGAGGTGCGCCGGCTCTTCAGCATCGAGCCCCGGTCCGGCCGCCTCGCGCTGGAAGGTCACGTTGACTTTGAGACCAAGCAGACCTACGAGTTCGACGTCCAAGCGCAGGACCTGGGGCCGAGCCCGCTGGCGGCCACCTGTAAGGTGGTGGTCCACGTCCTGGATGTGAACGACAACGCGCCGGCCATCAGCATCACCCCCCTGACCTCCATCAGCGCGGGGGTCGCCTACATCACCGAGGCGGCCGCCAAGGACAGCTTCGTGGCCCTGGTCAGCACCGCGGACCGGGACTCGGGGGCCAACGGCCGGGTGCAGTGCGCGCTGTACGGCCACGAGCACTTCCGCCTGCAGCAGGCGTACGAGGACAGCTTCATGATCGTCAGCACCGCCGCCCTGGACCGGGAGCGCATCGCCGAGTACAACCTGACGGTGGTGGCCGAGGACCTGGGGGCGCCCCCCTTCAAGACCGTCCGCCACTACACGGTCCGGGTGAGCGACGAGAACGACAACGCCCCGGTGTTCGCCAAGCCCGCCTCCGAGGTGTCCGTGCTGGAGAACAATGCCCCCGGAGCCTACATCACCACGGTGGTCGCCAGAGACCCCGACCTGGGCCACAACGGCAAAGTCACCTACCGGCTGCTGGAGTCCGAGGTGAACGGAGCCCCGCTCTCCACCTACGTGTCCCTGGATCCCGCCACCGGGGCCATCTATGCCCTGAGGAGCTTcaactatgaggttctgcagcagctggagcTGCGGGTGCAGGCGGCCGACGGCGGCGCCCCCCAGCTCTCCAGCAGCTCCATCATCAAGGTGAAGATCGTGGACCAGAACGACAACCCCCCCGTCATCGTGCTCCCCGTGCTGGCCAACGGCTCCGCGGAGGTGCTGCTCCCGGCCCGGGCTCCGCACGGCTACCTCGTCACCCAGGTGAAGGCCAAGGACGCCGACGAAGGGGTTAATGCCGAGCTGTCCTTCGGCCTCTCCGAGGAGGGCCGCCACCTGTTCTCCATCAACAAGGCGACCGGCGAGCTGTACCTGACGGCGGCCGTCAGCGAGGGCCTGGGGCAGGTGTACCGGGCCGTGGTGACCGTCACCGACAGCGGCCGGCCGCCCCTGTCCAGCACCGCCACCCTCAGCTGCCTGGTCACCGCCGACACCCCGCCCGCCGACCACGAGCTCATGCAGCCCAGTTCCTGGGAGGAGAAGGCTTCCCGCTGGGACGTTCCCCTGATCGTGATCATCGTCCTGGCCGGGAGCTGCACCCTGCTGCTGGCCGCCATCATCACCATCGCCACCACCTGCAGCAAGCGCCGGAAGGAGAGCAAGGCGGGCGAGGAGCTGGAGAAGGGCGAGCAGGACGGCGAGGAGCTCATCGCCGGCCAGGCGGGCAACCTGTTCGACGCCCGGCCCTTCCCCAACGCCGTGCCCTTCACAGGCACCGAGGCGCCGGCGGCAGCAGCAGCGACAACCCCGGAGGCGGCCAGCGCGGAGGACACCTGCGGCACCTGCCTGTACGACCCCCAGAAGCGGCTGAGGACCGCCGGCAGCGAGGTAAGGCACAGCGCCCCCCAGCGGACGGCACAGGGGCCGCGCTACCCCGCGCTCTAACCGCTTCTCTCCGCAGAGCTATGCCCCGGCCGCCGGCTACGGCAAGGAAGGGGGCCCCACCGTCACCGTGTGGAAGGGCCACTCGTTCAACACCATCACCATCCGGGAGAGCGAGAAGTTCAGCGGGAAGGACAGCGGCAAAGGGGACAGCGACTTCAACGACAGCGACTCCGACATCAGCGGGGACGCCCTGAAGAAGGACCTCATCAACCACATGCagacgggtgagggggagagagaggggccacggGGGGGAGAGGccacag
The Ranitomeya imitator isolate aRanImi1 chromosome 3, aRanImi1.pri, whole genome shotgun sequence genome window above contains:
- the LOC138670650 gene encoding protocadherin-8-like, translating into MSCGGSGRARHYRLLGFVTLVAIATCKTIRYRTYEEDEPGTVIGTLAEDLHLSPPGDGSFRLMKQFNSSLIRLRDSDGQLSIGHRVDREQICRQAPTCSLALDVVSFSQEQFRLIHVEVEVKDINDNSPRFPGAEIPVEVSESAAVGTRIPLEVAVDEDVGSNSIQSFQISVNSHFSLDVQTRADGVKYADLLLVKELDRESQAAYTLELVATDGGSPPRSGSALVNIRVLDFNDNSPVFERSAVTVELPEDAPVGSLLLELRAEDPDEGANGDVVYGFSPQVSAEVRRLFSIEPRSGRLALEGHVDFETKQTYEFDVQAQDLGPSPLAATCKVVVHVLDVNDNAPAISITPLTSISAGVAYITEAAAKDSFVALVSTADRDSGANGRVQCALYGHEHFRLQQAYEDSFMIVSTAALDRERIAEYNLTVVAEDLGAPPFKTVRHYTVRVSDENDNAPVFAKPASEVSVLENNAPGAYITTVVARDPDLGHNGKVTYRLLESEVNGAPLSTYVSLDPATGAIYALRSFNYEVLQQLELRVQAADGGAPQLSSSSIIKVKIVDQNDNPPVIVLPVLANGSAEVLLPARAPHGYLVTQVKAKDADEGVNAELSFGLSEEGRHLFSINKATGELYLTAAVSEGLGQVYRAVVTVTDSGRPPLSSTATLSCLVTADTPPADHELMQPSSWEEKASRWDVPLIVIIVLAGSCTLLLAAIITIATTCSKRRKESKAGEELEKGEQDGEELIAGQAGNLFDARPFPNAVPFTGTEAPAAAAATTPEAASAEDTCGTCLYDPQKRLRTAGSESYAPAAGYGKEGGPTVTVWKGHSFNTITIRESEKFSGKDSGKGDSDFNDSDSDISGDALKKDLINHMQTGLWACTTECKILGHSDRCWSPSCGRPPNLHPAAMHSSQLSVSSFGKSTSLPRDPLHRDNYYQSSAQAHLQKPGGLQCVYEKVPPKDYESRTINLISPPRSGRLPDLQEISMPLYKSPGPSRYVPPQDTTCEQDEL